From Lolium perenne isolate Kyuss_39 chromosome 5, Kyuss_2.0, whole genome shotgun sequence, a single genomic window includes:
- the LOC127303289 gene encoding F-box/LRR-repeat protein At3g26922-like translates to MATRRRHRRQNQPPGNIPRNWAAAADAPRAKRRKTSPCQRQEDKVYAGPSLPEDIWCHIHSLLPLRDAARTACVSHAFRWSWRRLPNLSFSKDSLGLGRETHRKKGISKDFTKKVDRILKKHSGTGIKTLEFRMAPHYKARNHGRLDRWLQMAATPGIEKVTLFLSSKDGTYGFPCSLLSDGKGDSIRHLELANCFFCPTTGPWSLRNLTVLDLSFVHATGEGLWCLLSTSSALERFSLRYCSGIICLSIPGSLQRLEFLKVDGCDDLQAVKSKAPNLSRFNFGGNHRRTHISLGEALRVKELYMDCSSYACCSRAELVPSGTLDAETVIVHPITKTMDTPARISSKSTHLERLYIQGIGITPFYLSVKYCALFGGSHSVEDFTSYVSNQLVDHVSFYSMFPGGETSGLPMKEVSQVEGACHMLKSWLS, encoded by the exons ATGGCCACGCGCCGCCGTCACCGCCGCCAAAACCAGCCGCCTGGTAATATCCCTCGAAACTGGGCTGCGGCTGCAGATGCGCCACGGGCTAAAAGAAGAAAGACCTCGCCGTGCCAACGACAAGAAGATAAAGTGTATGCAGGGCCAAGCCTTCCAGAG GACATCTGGTGTCACATACATTCCCTGCTGCCGCTGCGAGACGCTGCCCGAACGGCCTGCGTCTCCCACGCCTTCCGTTGGTCCTGGAGACGCCTCCCCAACCTCTCCTTCAGCAAGGACTCGCTTGGGTTGGGTAGAGAAACACACCGAAAGAAGGGGATCTCTAAGGATTTCACCAAAAAGGTTGACCGCATCTTGAAGAAGCACTCCGGCACCGGCATAAAGACGTTGGAGTTTCGCATGGCCCCTCATTACAAGGCGAGGAACCATGGAAGACTCGACAGATGGCTTCAGATGGCTGCTACACCCGGGATTGAGAAGGTCACCCTTTTCTTGTCCTCGAAAGATGGCACATATGGGTTCCCTTGCTCGCTTCTGTCCGACGGGAAGGGAGACTCGATCCGTCATCTTGAGCTCGCCAATTGTTTCTTCTGTCCCACGACTGGCCCTTGGTCCTTGAGGAACCTCACAGTATTAGACTTGAGTTTTGTGCATGCCACAGGGGAGGGGCTATGGTGCCTTCTCtccacttcttcagccttagagcgaTTTTCTCTCAGGTATTGCAGTGGCATAATCTGCTTGAGCATACCTGGCTCTCTCCAACGGCTAGAATTCCTAAAGGTGGACGGATGCGACGATCTGCAAGCGGTAAAGAGCAAAGCTCCCAATCTATCCAGGTTCAACTTTGGAGGTAACCACCGCCGGACGCATATCTCGCTTGGAGAAGCCCTGCGAGTGAAGGAGCTATACATGGACTGTTCTAGCTATGCTTGTTGTAGTCGAGCTGAGCTGGTACCCAGCGGCACGCTAGATGCTGAAACCGTCATTGTGCATCCAATCACCAAG ACCATGGACACGCCCGCTAGAATATCAAGCAAATCTACGCACCTGGAGCGTCTGTACATCCAAGGGATTGGTATAACGCCGTTTTATCTGAGCGTCAAGTACTGCGCTCTCTTTGGTGGTTCTCACTCCGTGGAGGATTTCACCTCCTAT GTCTCCAATCAATTGGTGGATCACGTCTCGTTTTACTCAATGTTTCCTGGTGGGGAGACCAGTGGTTTGCCCATGAAGGAGGTGAGCCAGGTTGAGGGTGCATGCCATATGCTCAAATCCTGGTTGAGCTGA